A window of the Tunturibacter empetritectus genome harbors these coding sequences:
- a CDS encoding sugar phosphate isomerase/epimerase family protein, translated as MTRHTRRNFLQSATAAIVCGSSLLKTNRLSASPFGLPIGLQLYSVREMLAKDYEGTLKQLAALGYQEVEAAGYYDHSPQQVKSAMSAAGLTCVSAHYSYSNLSKDFDKIVAFNKELGVHYIICAFPGIKDPSRLKDTSYPSLIHSFTLEDYRWNADQFNKFGEKVKAAGMKFGYHNHTMEFGKQDNVIPLDEMIRLTDPELVTFELDCGWVIVGGANPVDYLKRYPSRISMLHVKDFKHTDKPASVMEPPPAAELGKGTLDYRPVFEAAKKANIRHYFVEQEAYDIPPLEALKIDADYMKKLTV; from the coding sequence ATGACCCGTCACACACGTAGAAACTTCCTCCAGTCTGCCACTGCCGCGATCGTCTGTGGCTCCTCTCTTCTCAAGACTAATCGACTATCAGCCTCCCCCTTCGGTCTCCCGATCGGCCTCCAGCTCTACTCAGTCCGCGAGATGCTCGCAAAGGACTACGAAGGAACACTCAAACAGCTTGCCGCCCTTGGCTATCAGGAGGTCGAGGCGGCGGGCTACTACGACCACTCGCCCCAGCAGGTCAAGAGCGCGATGTCGGCTGCTGGCCTCACGTGCGTCAGCGCTCACTACTCCTACTCGAATCTGAGCAAAGACTTTGATAAGATCGTCGCCTTCAACAAAGAGCTTGGCGTGCACTACATCATCTGCGCCTTCCCTGGAATCAAGGACCCATCCCGGCTGAAAGACACATCTTATCCTTCACTGATCCACTCCTTCACCTTGGAGGACTATCGGTGGAACGCCGATCAGTTCAACAAGTTTGGTGAAAAAGTGAAGGCCGCGGGCATGAAGTTCGGCTATCACAACCACACTATGGAGTTTGGCAAACAGGATAATGTCATCCCACTCGACGAGATGATCCGCTTGACCGATCCCGAGTTAGTGACCTTCGAACTGGACTGCGGATGGGTCATCGTCGGCGGTGCCAATCCGGTGGACTATCTTAAGCGCTATCCTTCTCGAATCTCCATGCTCCACGTCAAGGACTTCAAGCACACCGATAAGCCGGCGTCTGTCATGGAACCGCCCCCCGCCGCCGAGTTGGGGAAGGGAACCTTGGATTATCGTCCAGTCTTTGAGGCTGCGAAGAAAGCAAACATCAGGCATTACTTTGTCGAGCAGGAGGCATATGACATCCCGCCGCTGGAAGCGCTCAAAATCGACGCCGACTACATGAAAAAACTCACGGTTTAG